The following nucleotide sequence is from Parambassis ranga chromosome 21, fParRan2.1, whole genome shotgun sequence.
gTGTGGGTGTAGTAGATGATGCCATCACCAGAGCAGGAGATGATTTCCTGATCGTTGGTGTGAGGCATGAACTTTGCACTGAAGATGTTTGCTCGGTGACCTGAGCGTATAGACTTCTTGACCTGAAGAGGATACGAAAAAAATACATGATGAAGAGCAAACCATGAATCAAACAGGACAGGTTTAGTCAGTGTCCCCTCATTTCCAGCTTTTATTGAGCTGATCTAACTGTATTATTCTCAGAAACGAGAAGAAGCAAATAGCTAAGCCTCATACTTAACACGTCTATGCATCCTGATCCTAATTTAGCCCGCATCACAGTTTCGAAACAGTGTCGTGAGAGGGGATTGATAAGAATGTGGCCTTAGGTAGGAGAGGAGTTACATACATGTTAACATCAGCTCAAACAGTTATTATCCACAAAGTTGTAAGTCAGAAACTTTTGTGGTATTTTTGTTTTGAGTAATTGAAGGCTACACAGCAGCAGGGTTAACCATCATGCAACACATCCAACATGAGATAAAAGACTCATCCCAACTATGAAAAACATCCAGAGTCTCTCAATCCCTCTTTGAATTTTTATCATTAGATTATTTGTCAAAttaggccttttttttttttacatttcacaaTTGATTGCTACTACTCTGATTCATACAAGGTACTGGTTGTTGCAGTGTTCTGTATCCATTTTTTGGTGTTTGTCCAGAAGTTGTGACAGACATATTACAAATGAAGAGCTGCATATAACTGATGCCGACAGCCTACCTTCTTGTTGTATGGGTTGGTGATGACCAAAAAGGTGTCGTCTGATCCTGACAGGATATATTCACCTGTGTCGTTCCAGGATATAGTGTTGAcctgaggagagacagaggtgaTCAGAAATGATCAGCTGAATAATCAGACCAGCAGGGTTTGATTGAGGAAGTCATTGATCCAACTTCTCAAATGAAAACTGAAAATTCTGGGTTTGTTATCCagtttaaattgtttttatCATCTCTGGGTTGCCACACAATCCTTCTAAAACAGAGCGGAGCATCTGTTAGCTGTCACTCTGTAGATCAATATTTCATTAACACCTGCAGCCTTGTTTCATCATCACACTCCGCTGCAATCAGTGAGATTACACTGGAGTCCAATCCCACGTGTGACTGTTCATTTACTACATTCTGCCAACTGAACTCATGCCTCAGCCGTATCTGTTGAAGTGTTAACAGGTTATTGATTTCTAACAGACTGAGCGTCATCTGAAGTATAACTATCAGACACCGGTGGAGTGCAAGCGACTCTGATCGTCTCATTGGACGAAAGATTAACAGACAGCTTAAGATGAAGCAGGAGATGatgtgaattatttatttattaggaTGACATCTTTTAAGCACAGGTCTGAGTATGTTGTGTAACACAGTACAATGTAGAGGCACGACAGGCCTCTTACATAATGCATCTACTCTCTGTCTACTTCTTTCTTACTCTCCAGTAAAGCTCGTCCTCATCTCTCTCtaatcaaacagcagcaggtctcttCAATAATCAGCCTGGACGCACTTAAAGGATGCAACTGGcctgagagagaggctgcagtaAACAATATGTTTAACTATGGGAGTGTTAGTATTTGTATAGGACGTAATTTCAAATGTGCACATGGGGTTCAAAAACAGACGGCAGTAAAGCCCCCTTAGGTTTAGAGTCGGTCAGATATCCACTGAGCAaaacctgcagcttcctctggtGTAGTGAGGTTCAGTCTGCTGATAAAACTGGCAGCTTATTGATGAACCTGTTGATTATTTCTTCAATTAATAGTGTATAAATGAAATCAGATGATTTGGATTGTGTTTCAGGTCTCGCTTGAAGAGGAGATTTCAATCTCACTGAGACTATGTGATTAAAAAGTTTAGGATGAGGAAGGAGTAGAGAAAGCCACACAAACCCCGAACATCAACAAGCCTGGTTCATAAGTTTCAATGTATTTGATAATAACAACCAGGATGAATGTTGGAAAACCTTCTGTATTCAGGTCTCTTCTCATTTCTCAATAGTATTTTAATGGTAAAAGAATTACTTGCAGATACAGAcgatttgttttgtgttaattTCGCAGCCTGCTGGTACATTAATTAGTGTGATGGTAATATTCATAAAATCGGTAATAACTTAAGTTCTCTGGGCCTCGCTGCCTGTCTGCTGTGatggttgtgttgttttggaCAGAGTGCCGTCCTGGCTGATAGTGTGACAGGACGTGTGACTGTTTCTCAGCTTCAGGTTTCTCAGAGGCATTAACAATCTGACCTGAAGTCAAAGATCTGTCTACCAGCCCAACGAGGGGAAAACCAacctgatgtgtgttttcttgcaaGAGGACAAAGAAACACTTACACAGCCATCGTGTACATTCAGTGTTGCTTCGAGTTTAAGCCTCTGGACAAACTCTCTTCTACCTGTGAACagaaaaaatgcacatttttaaaagccATGTTCTTTCCCATCTACTTCACTTTAGTCAGGTGCAGCAGGAGTGTAGGACAACATGTCACATTAAACATGCGTATTGCACAGTATGTACAGAAGAAAGAAACTCAAATGCTGAACAGTGACACAGCAGGCTTGGTACTAGTTAtcagtcacaaacacacactgctaagACCTGCTACATATTGTGTAATGTCTCATTTATTGTGAAACTTCCAGCTTCAGGGCTATAATCAAATTTAATGAAGACTTTAAATTGACCTTTTGTGATAATAAAAAGATCAGTTGGCTGAAATGAAAGGATCCATGTTAAACACATGTTAAACAGTATTAGAAACCTGTAGAAAATGTGACAGGCTACTGCACAGAAGCAAATATCAGAATCTGTGTCTAACCAAGCAACAACATGATATTTACTACAAGTTAGTGTAGTTATGTGCCCAAAGCAGCAATAGATCCCAAACAGTCTGCAGTCTATGCTCATGTGCACCCACTCTCACTGACCAGTGAAAACATCCCAAATAAAGCATGATAAATAAAGAACTACTCTTTACAATTTTCTGGTGGAACAACTGTTGAcatgaacaaagaaaaaacttcAATGAGGTGGCAGTCCcgattaaaaacaacaaaactgatTTAATTGAAACATGTTTTTGGAGGATTATCAAGGACATAGCATAGCATAttgtttttgtaaacaaatGATGAAGCATCCTTCAAATGCTGTTTTTCCATTGTGTGCCACAATGATATTGTGAAAGCTTGCTGCTGTGTTAACGAGAGCTTCAACTTGTAGTAGCAGGTTTTTATCAGTGCTGCAGAAGTCTGTGAGTGATTCATGTAAATAACTTTCATAGCTTCTGCCAGATATCCCTAACCACAAGGAGTGTCTTGTCACAAATTAAAGCCTAATAAAATGAGATTAATGTGCTACAGTCATAATTTCACTGCTTATACAAAGGTGGATTTTCTATGGAAATGCTCTCTCTCATTTAATATTCAGGGAAAACCCTACAACACAGAGGGAAATCTCCTTGAACCCTCACTGACTGCACATTTCTTCAGTTTCAACAGAACGCTAAAACTTATTACCTCCAACCCCTCTTCTTCAAGCTAAATATATCCCACTGGAGCTGTGACACACATCACTGCATGTATCCTCTCCCCGTACACAATAACAGCTCCGACTATATCTCGGTCCTTCTAAATACAGCACTGACTAAACCTCTGAGGCACCtacccctccacccctccacctcACCACCTCTCCAAATCTTCATTCAACCACTATGTGGTTGTTGCTGGTTGTTTGACAGAACACCAACTCAGTGTTACAACCCTCTCTGTCTTACAGCGAGTTCTGTTCAGGGTGtgttcacttttgtttttgaaaaatgaCTCAGACTGTTCACTTTATATCCAGGTCAACTAAACAAATTCTAAagacaataagaaaaaaattgTATTACTGTTAAACACCTTACTcatacaccacagtgtacaataaattatttatttagtttttgatgcactatgtacagttttcttataaaccacttctacctccactcacctgtgcaataactgttaatatgttttttgattctattctatatttttgattctattttataatgtatatatcttttcttaatttatcccttgctgtctgtatctgccattgcaaaaatgcaatttccccattgtgggagtaataaaggtttcttaatcttaattaatcttaatcttaaaagcAGCAGGTTTATCTGTACAGTAGTTTTTAACAAGAGGTGCAAGAGAATAAAACTGAATAcaagataaaataaacacatgttgAATCAATGAGGAACTCCTACAGCACAATGtaatttataaatatttcataAATGCATCCTCTTTGTGTTAGGTTCTCTATGAGTTTGTGTGCAGCCCAAAAACTAAATGTTGTTGTTTAGTCTGTGGACTTATGTACTTATGTACATGCTGGTAGCAGAAGTGGAAATGGTTGTAAAGCTTACAGCCAAACTAAAAGCACCTCTTAATGCTTTTATAAATGCATTACGTGACCGATGCCTGCTTTGATTGCATTATTTCTGCAACTTCAGTGGTATACATCAGTCCACTTCCACAAGGTGGTGTAGCCTGCAGATGTAGGATATGCTGCAGAATCCTGTGATTGCACTAAAACTGCATCTTTGATCTCAATAGGTTatgcatataaatataaactaGAGGCCACATAGAGCTGCCTCTCATGACAATTATTACAGACCCCTTAATCCCACCTGTACTGTGATTAGCTCCTCTTTTGCATAACACACAGGCTGGTTACTCTGAAACTGCAGCTCTGTTGTTATTAACCATGTAATCTAATGGCCCCGGGCACAGTGGAGCCTCCAGCTCATCTGATTCAGCAGCGCAGACACTTTAAGGTCTGTGACACACAATGTTAAATTACTACATGTTTTGCTCACACATGTCAGCGTTAGCAATAAACAGGGTACTTTGGTTCTTACCTAAATAGTTGGTCCTGATGGTGTTCGGCTGGCTGTATCCAATCAAGCGTTTATTTACATCCCAAACCAGGTTTCCAGAGCAGGACATCGTGACCATATGTGGGTTTTAATTGACAATAACATTGAAACTAAGCTAACACTCCTCCTTGATTCTGTCGCCTTTTATCTGTCGTCGCCTCTTGTTTTCCATCCACATCCTTCCCTGTCCGTGGGGACGACGCTTCTGTTAGGTAGCTGCTCCACTTCGCATTGCTGGAAGTGAAAGATTCGCTGCTGTTGGGTCTCCGCTGTCCTTCTAAGTTTACCCTGACTGAGTCTCTGCTCCCCGGGCTGCTAACTATCTGACCTGCTAGCCGAGCCTGGTTTATTTCTTTCTACCAGACAGCGGTCAGTCAGCTGTGTCCAAACAACGCGAGAAACGGCGTGTTTTCACGTAAGGGCTAGGGTGCGCTTGTTTTGATGTGAGCGGAAACTGTCGGTGCAGGTACCAGCAAAATATTTGGATTGTTTTCCAAACGATCACTGTTATTCAgttatcctttttttttaaaaaaaaaaaaacaaggtatttctgttttgttttttttgttttttcttttttccaaccgtctttggaaaaaaaataaaaaaagaggaagttGCTAAAAAGATTTAATTTAGTTtcagttaaaaaatgtgaaaacctGAGATTTTTTTCAGTCTGGTCAGGGGCAACATGTGgataaatgtgttatttttattttagatacttaaataatcccagagggaaattgtttaaggctgctgccaagcagtgtcatacaatgaccaggtggcgcgccacaccagtgagtacactggaggcagtgcgggtaaagtgtcttgcccaaggacacacaacaatgacttagggaggagttgggattgaaccaccaaccttccggttattggacaaccctgccactgaaccactgctgcccatcaCATGTAGAGTGGACTGCAGATGTGTAATTTTACACCCACGAGCTGcggctgaagcattgctttgaatgctgatgtgaaggattgaattgctggagaatcagagcaattcagagctttgtatgcctctgtgtgtcagcctgtcaccatggtaacagcagaggagacctcaaaaaccactccaccACTCGCGGAAACGATTctgaattagaaaattctgaatatgtttgatagagcagcatctaatgagtgttttaagactaaaatttgaaatttgaaatttgtaggaggagatacatttggcagataaccctcgttgaagggctctctcatagactcccatgttaaaaatgacaccgaaattgcttaatatttgaaaaatttgattttttttggaaaaaaacttggagttgacctggaatgtcctctgtgagatgaacattgatagctgaatggctgaaatcggtcaatgtatgttgaagatacgctgcgcaaaaaaacatacggaagaataagaaagaagaaagtaGAACAATactttgattgcctagcaacggcaatcaaactaatgaagAACAATAATTCGATATTCACTTCAGTCTCCACCCTGTTAGGACGCGAAGGCATATAAAGTAAAACACTCCTCCTATTAACCAATCAGTTAATAGGTCTGATCAGGCGAACGAATCAAAATAGTGGAAATATCTAGCCCCGCCTCTCACGCGGTAGGTTGCATCGCCCAGAAAGTCACCTCGGCTTGTCGGTCAGAGAGAAGCTACTGACAGCTAGCAGGTCTTGCTAGCATGTTAACAGCGCGGCTGGTAGAAGGTCGACAGTAGGACAAGAGCATCCTCTCATTGTTTTTATCTTAGCAGCTACTTATTACCATCCTACAAAGGGACGAAAGGGATTTCATTTCTGCGGAttttaaagaaagaaggaagtaCCCAGCGAGCTAACCGTTCAGTTAGCTAGCTTCAGGTTTCCATTCAGGTCTTCTTTCCTACCTAAACATCTACAATCATGGCTGCGCTCAGGGCTTCCTATCACAGGATTTTGGACAAGATCGAGCACATCCTGCCTGCAAAGCTGAGACCTCTGTACAACCACCCGGCAGGTGAGACAGAGATGAGCTTCTTTGTGAGCAGGCTTGGCTTTTGTTTGTGATGGTTGTCGAGGGAGACCGCGCCGGGTTCTGTCCAGCAAAGATACGTGGTAGAAATGATGTGGAAGCTCTAACTGCATCCTCCAGGGAAGAAAACAGCAGCTACTGTTTATGTTTGGTGTCTGAACGTGATTGTTTTAATGTGTCGGTATTGCTGCAGGAGCTCTTAATCTGAGGGGATAACGCAAGCTAAGCAGCTAAGTCTGTGAAGAagcatttgtttctgtctggCTGTTCTAAAGCCAAAATGAGTTTTACTGTGGTGAAGAGTTATTTGGATATTATAGTagttttaaagtatttattaaTACATATAATGTGCATTAAATTGTGTAAATTGACTTCAACCTTTTGATAGGATTTTTACTGTATCTAATTTGACCAAGAGTTAGATTATATGTTAGAATACTGAACATGTCTCTTAGTTATAGACTCACCTCCATTAAATCCCTTTGAATTGTCAAGGACAACTTTCTGACCAGGTATGAAGGGGTGGCAACAACAGCCACCTCCCTCATGGATGATTTGCAGTGACAGACAGCCCACTTTCTGTTCAGCCCACTGCGCTGGATTATGATTTTATCTGCTGGTAGAAGGTGAAATGTCTCAGGGACATAAACTCAGTGGATTTAATAGTATATCATTTTTTCATGGCACTATTTAAGTAACACAGACCCAATTAAATGTGTGCTCCCATTTGAGAAAGTCTGTTACTTAATTAAAGACATCACCAGAGACATCACCAGAGAAGGATGCAGTTTCCTGCTGTGCCCCAACAAAAACATGGATGTCTGATTCCTGAGCCAATGGAGAcccagataataaaaaaaatgaagcacaaAGAAATAACTGCAACATTGAAAGACAGTGTTCAAACATTGTGTCTAAATATCATgcttctttttgctttttttcttactCCAGGTCCAAAAACGGTTTTCTTCTGGGCCCCGATGTTTAAATGGGTAAATCCACACATATCCTCATCTCACCTGTCTTCACTAAATAACCCTTAGCAGATGATTGCCAGTTATAACTGACAAATGTAGATAGAATATGAGGAAAACAGACCAAGACAGAAGTAGGAATGCATGTATGGTTCAACTTCTTGGTTTTTTCCTCATTATCACGTTTTAGTTTAAAACATCTATATAGATAAATATAGAAATTATTAACAAAAATATTCTGTATTCATAAAAACTAAATTCAGAGTCCATTTCTTCAGTCACCCTCAGATTTACTTGATGTACAACATATTAACAGGGTCTTCCCTCTTCTCAAATAAACATCAGGCTTGTTGTGTGATGATTGTTGTTTTGGATCAAATCATTTCTTTTAGAGGAATATTGACAGCTCAGTCTCTTCTCTGCAGGGTCTGGTATTTGCTGGTTTGGCAGACATGACTCGACCAGCAGAGAAACTCAGTACCTCCCAGTCAGGAGTGCTGACCGCCACAGGTGAGGCAGGATTGTAATTTAGGCGTTGTTTGGAGCTACTACATGCTTCTCTGAAAttggaaggggaaaaaaaggattaCGTGGACTGCTAAAGTTCTGCCCTAAGTTACTGACTGACAAACATACTGTATCTGTTCAATGTCTGAATTTGGCCAATGTGTGTCAAAGGTCGCCTGCTACAACAACTTTTGCAACACTTATGTTTTCTGAAACAAAGGTTATCTGTTACTCTTTTGCATAAACATAGACTCTGGTCTCATGAGCAGTGCTGGTCACCACTGTGCATAACCTTCACTCCTTCTGTCCCTCCTCCTGTAGGGCTGATCTGGTCCAGATATTCACTGGTGATCATCCCGAAGAACTGGAACCTGTTCGCCGTCAACTTCTTTGTCGGTGGTGCAGGAGCCTCACAGCTGTACAGGATCTGGAGGTGTGTGAATTTACAATAAAGAGTGATCACAAGATGCTTTCTAAGGGAGCTGTAGCTGCAGTCCATGTATTGTATCTAGTTGTGTCATATGTGCTTCTGTCTTCTTTTCTAAATAGGTATCAGCAAGATAAGAAGGCACAGGCTAAAGAGGCAGCAGAGTCCTGAAGgctgtcctgctgctggtgctcCACTGCAGGGACTGAAAGGGAGAGTTCTCATCGTCTCTACTTCTTCCCATGTTGTCTCCATAACATCCATGCCATAACAACCATTGTTAAATCACGTCAAGCCTGTCAACCCTGAtggaaatgttcacttttcctTAACGTTCAGGTTTCCTCAgggtgtaaaaataaataaaaaaaagaacggtagcgttttttttttattgtagtcTACACAAATTTTAAGAATGGTGGTCATCAACGCACAAGTACTACTTGTTCAGCAAGTTCTATGATTGTACAGTGTTTAATTTAACGTCATGCTTTATATATCATGCACTAGCTGGGAAGTTTTTCAGTTGTAACAGTACCTCAAGCAGACATTTcccaaaaaacaaatgtatctCGTAGATTTGTGTTGAGCGAAGGTTTGAGGAATGTTTCCAAATCAAATCAAGAAAGATCAGTCATCTGTACCTCATCTTATTAAATCATTATGGATTACCATGTAATGATTCCTTCCATTTTAGTGACTTTAAACCATTTAATTAGTGTGAATCCTAATTTATGAAACATTTCAATGAATGTTTCTCTTCTAGGAAAATCCTTATAGAAGTACTGTTATCTTCTCGTTGTATTGCAGGAATTCATTGAACAAATGCCACATatttaactgcagttttgttATTATAGCAAACACTGGTACTGATGTGCTAACATCTATGTATCATCAAAAGCCTTGTTATTACTGAGGAAGATGTTTATATTCTTTCTGTGTTCCCACTGTACAACTCTGACTAGAGTAGCAATAATCTGTATTATCACCTAATCTATTGACTGTTTGAACAAATGGCACTTTGAGGGTTGATTATTATGGTTCTGTAATGGCTGTGTAATGCTAATAAATGCTGTTTAACACCTATAGATGGATATTTCAGAGGTTAAGGTTTAATCAGAAATGAAGCTACAGCTTAATCAGCTGTTGAGGGAGCTAAAATATATGGTAATTTATTGACAAAGTTGCCAAATATGTTGTTACAATTgtcaatattttgtttttaatgatggTAAGAGAATCCGTTTGGGACCATTAGCTGCATATAAAACTGTTATGacaattatatttatttaaatagacTATATATGACTACTTGCAATACTACCTGTGCATTAGGTGCATGGTGTAACAGCTGATTCAAGACAGGAGGATTTGTATAGCTCTGTTTAAGTTTCAAACTATCCACACCTGACAGCAGGTTTCTAGCATAAACAAAACTTTTCCATTCACGTGGGCAGCAGTCCTGGTCAGAAGACAAGCCATCACTGTATCACCCCCTACTGTTTAAATCATGAACTACAAACTGATCAGTTGTATTGACGGATAGAGGTCGTTAATGTTTCTTAGTGTAGGTGTATTTAACCAAAAACAAGGCCAGCTTGCTTAACTTTATTGACAAGGGAAATAAAACCAAATCACACAAATGATGGTTAaccactttttttattattcacaaCCATAAACAATGAGTCAGGTTTAGCGTTTTCCACCAACGCGGGGTGCGCTGACCTTCATGGGCTTGGCGATCTTGGGTTTCTGTGCAGCCTTAGCAGAGGCCTACAAAAGAAGAGGGATGTTTATCAAAGAATTATACTATTAAAAATACAGAATATAGAATGAATAGACATCATCTATGTACAACCCAGATTTAATTACAAACAGTAACGCCTACCTTTGCACCAGTGGCAGTTGGCTTCTTGGCAGCCTGCTTTGCCTTCTTAGCCTCCTTGGCAGCTCTGAGGAAATAAAAAGACCAGATATCAACATAATGAAAAAGTGTAACTTGATTTAAAGTTGATATTTTTATGAATAAAAGAAGACAATAAAGACAAAAGCACAATTTCATCACCCATCAGCTGAAAACCAACGAGCTGCCCAGATGAAGCTAGACATCACATCTCACCTGATGGCCTGCTCCCTTTGGGCCTTTCGGACTTCTGGCTTCTGATTCCTCTTGGCCATGATCTCAGCCAGGGAGGCTCCAGTGATGGCCCTCTGAAATTTGACTGCGCGGCGGGTACGCTTCTTTGTTACCTCTTCCTGTTAAAGACATAGGAAAAGACCAGATGTTTGAATTTGGTATAAATGTCTAGTTCAGCTTAACAACCACCACCTAACAGGTTAACAACAGAAACAGTTACAAACTTATTAACAGCTGTGACCCTTCAGATTTCAGGATTTGTCAATGTAGCAAGTTGCAAATAAATCAGTTTTATTAAACTCTGGTCTGTTGggggtgaagaaaaaaaaagggaaagccAACTGCACAGGGTCATCTGCAAGCCCAAGTATCCAGtttttttagtatttaataACAATTAAAACTGgagtttcttttcttctctagTTGTGTATAAAACAGCAGACTGAATCTGGTTTGCCATTAAAACAATGCAGTTCAGATACAAATGTCCAGCAATGATGTTGCACATTCAACCAGGCTGTGCCTTTTCCGCCATAAACAAATGTCCACACACATTCAGAAGAGGGTCTAACACTAAATATGACATTTGGGATTGAACACATTTCCGCAAAGGGATtaacataaaaaatgaaataatgtttTATAAAAGAGTTAGTGTGTTGGAGAGTTTGGAGGCTGGCCAATGGTGGGTTGTCAGTATCGACGTCAAGGACCAGTACTATGATCTCCAGTTGTTCTATGGCTGCAGGTTTGGAGTGAGCCCTGCTGCTAAGGCTGCAAAACACAGTCCAACAACAAAGCATAACACAGACTGACACTGTGCACACCATTCACCTGCAGCCAATCTTGTGTAATGAGTTTAAAATGTGGTTTCAATTTTCATGTTCTAAATGGTACAGATTTATTGTATAATAGCATtgcttttacacattttatataAGATTATTAAGAGCTTAAACTAGGTTAACAGCTGGGAAGAGCGAACTAAAAGCACATCTCAAAAATCAACTAAATGTCAAGAGTTGGACCAACAAAtctgctgcatctgtgtctgtcagatacttcaatttgtggctgTACAAACAGTAATCTATACGTTTTATATCGTGTGTGAATTTAAAGCGCAGTATTTTACATACAACAGGGTATTCGGCACTCACTAACATGGCAGTGATAGTAAGAGAAGAAAGTAATTATGCCACAAATCATACACATGGTCTCTACCAGACAAATGTGACAGCAGTGCATAGtggaaaaaataacattgtgatTAAACATAACATGTTTCCTCCAACAGTTCAGTTCCTATTTATCAAGTTTGAAAAAATACTTGGTGGTCCCACTACTTTCTCTACAAGGCCAAATGTCCACTGTTACAAATTCCTAATCATAAAGAATACATCACACACTCAAATGTTGTTACTTACAGACTGGCCTTTCTTGTGCTTGCGTCTGTACAGCACAGTCCAGTTGATCTGTCTGGGGTTCCTCTTGGCCAGGAAAGCAGACTCACACTTGGCGTTCAAGAACTGGAACACCTAGCACAGATGCAAATTAATCAGATGTGTTAGTGGTGTATACAGAACCTCACATGTTAACAACGGACACTTCATTTTAT
It contains:
- the mpc2b gene encoding mitochondrial pyruvate carrier 2b, with product MAALRASYHRILDKIEHILPAKLRPLYNHPAGPKTVFFWAPMFKWGLVFAGLADMTRPAEKLSTSQSGVLTATGLIWSRYSLVIIPKNWNLFAVNFFVGGAGASQLYRIWRYQQDKKAQAKEAAES
- the rpl24 gene encoding large ribosomal subunit protein eL24; protein product: MKVELCSFSGYKIYPGHGRRYARIDGKVFQFLNAKCESAFLAKRNPRQINWTVLYRRKHKKGQSEEVTKKRTRRAVKFQRAITGASLAEIMAKRNQKPEVRKAQREQAIRAAKEAKKAKQAAKKPTATGAKASAKAAQKPKIAKPMKVSAPRVGGKR